In the genome of Bacteriovorax sp. Seq25_V, one region contains:
- the fusA gene encoding elongation factor G, translating into MSSDQLEKIRNIGIMAHIDAGKTTTTERILFYTGKSHKIGEVHDGAATMDWMVQEQERGITITSAATTCTWKNTRINIIDTPGHVDFTIEVERALRVLDGAVGVFDAVGGVEPQSETVWGQADKYNVPRIAFVNKMDRVGSNFQMCIDEIREKLGKKAAAIQLPIGSEDTFKGVIDLISMKALYFSEGDLGAKVIEEEIPADLSDDAQLSREELIETLADYDDDFAEKYLSGEEVSNEEIKTVVRKATINDHFVPVLCGSAFKNKGIQPLLDAVADYLPSPIDRGAVKGVSGKNRDKEESRKPDTADMFSGIAFKIATDPFVGSLTFFRIYSGSIKAGQQVYNPLKEKRERINKILQMHADKRTELQEAFAGDIIAITGLKNTVTGETLCAENKTIIYDLMEFPEAVISVAIEPKTANDEKKLMESLNQLSLEDPSFHYLNNKETGQLLIYGMGELHLEIICDRLEREFKVSIRVGDPQVSYRESISASASSESTFNKEQAGKIVFGNCKIQVEPADHQAGILFESKVPAREIPSEILNSIEKSIHDSALGGAMAGYPFINIKATLLSAEIKEEESSPVAYAIAASQAFREACQKAGLVLMEPKMDLEVITPSEYTGDVISDINMKRGKILNMGTKQDKEIVEAEVPLAEMFGYSTDIRSKSQGRASFTMNFDRYDQLSFELAKEILEKRGIYI; encoded by the coding sequence ATGAGTTCTGATCAATTAGAAAAAATTAGAAATATTGGAATTATGGCTCACATCGATGCAGGTAAAACTACAACGACAGAGCGTATCCTGTTTTACACGGGAAAATCCCACAAAATAGGTGAAGTGCATGATGGTGCTGCAACTATGGACTGGATGGTGCAAGAGCAAGAAAGAGGTATTACAATTACTTCTGCTGCAACAACTTGTACTTGGAAAAATACAAGAATTAATATCATCGATACTCCAGGTCACGTAGACTTCACAATTGAGGTTGAAAGAGCTCTAAGGGTACTTGATGGAGCTGTTGGTGTTTTCGATGCTGTTGGTGGTGTAGAGCCACAATCTGAAACAGTATGGGGCCAGGCAGACAAATATAATGTTCCAAGAATCGCATTCGTTAATAAAATGGATCGAGTTGGTTCAAACTTTCAAATGTGTATTGACGAAATTCGTGAAAAGCTTGGTAAAAAAGCTGCTGCTATTCAACTTCCTATCGGAAGTGAGGATACATTCAAGGGGGTTATTGACCTTATTTCGATGAAGGCTCTTTATTTCTCAGAAGGTGATCTTGGTGCAAAGGTTATTGAAGAAGAGATCCCTGCAGATCTTTCAGATGATGCTCAGTTGTCACGAGAAGAACTTATTGAAACACTAGCTGACTACGATGATGATTTCGCTGAAAAATATCTTTCTGGTGAAGAAGTTTCAAATGAAGAAATTAAGACTGTTGTTAGAAAGGCTACTATTAATGATCACTTTGTTCCTGTTCTTTGTGGAAGTGCATTTAAGAACAAAGGTATTCAACCTCTTTTAGACGCTGTTGCTGATTATTTACCGTCTCCAATTGATAGAGGTGCTGTAAAAGGTGTTAGCGGAAAAAATCGCGATAAAGAAGAATCAAGAAAACCAGATACTGCAGATATGTTTAGTGGTATCGCATTTAAAATTGCAACGGATCCATTTGTTGGTTCACTTACATTTTTTAGAATTTATTCAGGCTCTATAAAGGCCGGACAGCAGGTTTATAACCCTCTCAAGGAAAAGCGTGAAAGAATTAATAAAATTCTTCAAATGCACGCAGATAAGAGAACAGAGCTTCAGGAAGCCTTTGCTGGTGATATCATTGCTATTACTGGTTTAAAGAACACTGTTACTGGTGAAACACTTTGTGCTGAAAACAAAACGATTATTTACGACTTAATGGAATTCCCAGAGGCTGTAATTTCTGTTGCTATTGAGCCAAAGACTGCAAACGATGAAAAGAAACTGATGGAATCTTTGAATCAGCTTTCATTAGAAGATCCATCTTTTCATTATTTAAATAATAAAGAGACTGGTCAGTTATTAATTTATGGAATGGGTGAATTACATCTTGAAATTATCTGTGACAGACTTGAGCGTGAGTTTAAAGTTAGTATTCGCGTTGGTGATCCACAAGTTTCTTACAGAGAAAGTATTTCAGCCTCAGCTTCAAGTGAAAGTACATTTAACAAAGAGCAAGCTGGTAAGATCGTATTTGGAAATTGTAAAATTCAAGTTGAACCAGCAGATCATCAAGCTGGAATTCTTTTTGAATCTAAAGTTCCTGCGAGAGAAATTCCTTCAGAAATTTTAAATTCGATCGAAAAGAGTATTCATGACTCTGCCCTGGGTGGAGCTATGGCCGGATACCCATTCATCAATATTAAAGCAACTTTATTGTCTGCAGAAATTAAGGAAGAAGAGTCTTCTCCAGTAGCTTACGCCATTGCTGCCTCACAAGCATTTAGAGAAGCATGTCAAAAAGCTGGATTAGTTCTTATGGAACCAAAAATGGACTTGGAGGTTATCACACCTAGCGAGTATACTGGGGACGTAATTTCTGACATCAACATGAAGCGCGGAAAGATTCTCAATATGGGAACTAAACAAGATAAAGAGATAGTAGAGGCAGAAGTGCCTCTTGCTGAAATGTTTGGATATAGTACGGATATCAGATCAAAATCTCAAGGTAGAGCTAGTTTTACAATGAATTTTGACAGGTATGACCAACTTTCTTTTGAATTAGCGAAAGAAATACTTGAAAAACGAGGAATATACATCTAA
- the rpsG gene encoding 30S ribosomal protein S7, with the protein MSRKHRAQAREVLPDPIYQDVVVTKCVNALMKGGKKATAERIFYSALQRVEQKTGEEPLKVFKKALSNIKPAVEVKSRRIGGATYQIPVEVRPNRRQSLALRWLRDYARARNGKTMVDRLSDEIIDASQGRGASVKKREDVYKMAEANKAFAHLKW; encoded by the coding sequence ATGAGTAGAAAACATAGAGCACAGGCTAGAGAAGTACTTCCTGATCCGATATACCAAGATGTCGTTGTTACGAAGTGTGTAAACGCTTTAATGAAAGGTGGAAAAAAAGCCACTGCAGAAAGAATTTTTTATTCAGCTCTTCAAAGAGTTGAGCAAAAAACTGGTGAAGAGCCATTGAAAGTATTCAAAAAAGCACTTTCAAACATCAAGCCAGCTGTTGAAGTTAAATCAAGAAGAATCGGTGGGGCGACTTACCAAATTCCTGTTGAAGTTAGACCAAACAGAAGACAGTCTCTGGCACTTAGATGGCTAAGAGATTACGCAAGAGCAAGAAACGGTAAAACAATGGTTGACAGACTTTCTGATGAAATCATTGATGCTTCTCAAGGTAGAGGCGCTTCAGTTAAGAAACGTGAAGACGTTTACAAAATGGCTGAGGCTAACAAAGCTTTTGCACACCTTAAGTGGTAA